The Lewinellaceae bacterium genome has a segment encoding these proteins:
- a CDS encoding acyl carrier protein produces the protein MEKKIDFSEDRIIDLISWELHVQSSNIFPSSSLSNDLNLDTQDKMLLIAALENRLDVYLTAEEAEIVETIQDLSQYFYLHAS, from the coding sequence ATGGAAAAAAAGATCGACTTCTCCGAAGACAGGATCATTGATCTCATCTCATGGGAACTCCATGTGCAATCTTCCAACATTTTTCCATCCAGTAGTCTGAGCAATGACCTCAACCTCGACACACAGGACAAGATGTTGCTCATTGCCGCATTAGAAAACAGGCTGGATGTTTACCTCACGGCGGAAGAAGCAGAAATTGTGGAAACCATTCAGGATTTGAGTCAGTATTTTTATTTACATGCTTCCTGA